GCCCTCTCCGGCTCGTCTACCACGTTGGGGATGATGGCCGCGGCGAGGATGGCGAGGATCACCACCACCACGATCACCTCGATGAGCGTGAAGCCGTGCTGGTGCCTGCCGCACGACGGTGAGATTGCATGAGTCTGTTGCATGACGGATGTTCCTTCTGGTTGCATTAGCCGAACATCTGCTGGCTTTCGAAGATGGGCAGCAGAATGGCCAGTACGATCAATAGCACCACACCGCCCATGGCGATGATCAGCAGCGGCTCGAATACGCCGAGTGCCATGGCGATCGTGGCGTCGGTCTCGCGTTCCTGCTGGGTGGCAGCGCGCTCCAGCATGTTGTCCAGTTCGCCACTGCTTTCACCGCTGGCGATGAGATGAATGGTCATGGGCGGGAAGTGCCCCGCGTCCTCGAGGGCGCGGTGAATGGCCGTGCCTTCCCGCACCCTGACGGCAACCTGCTCGACCGCAGTGCGCATCGGCAGGTTGCTGATTACCTGGGCCGAGATCTGCAGCGCCTGCAGGATCGGTACGCCACTGGCGGCGAGGATGCTCAGGGTGCGCGCAAAACGGGCGGCATTGAGACCGCGTACCAGTGCGCCGAACAGCGGCAGGCGCAGCTGCAGTGCATGGACGCGGTGACGGAAGGCCGGGCGCCTCATCAGCCGGAAGAAGCCTGCAATCAGCAGGGCGGCGGCGATCAGCAGCACAATCCCCCAGTCGCGGGCAATGTCGCTGCTGGCGAGCAGTGCGCGGGTGAGCAGCGGGAGTTCCTGTCCCAGGTTGTCGAAGACCTCGACCACCTTGGGCACCACGAAACCGAGCAGGCCGGCGAGGACCGCGAGCGCCATGATGCTGAGCAGGGCTGGATAGAGCATGGCCTGTACCAGCCGCTGATGCATGCTCTGGCGTGATTCGGTGTAGTCGGCCAGGCGTTCGAGTACCGCATCGAGATAGCCCGACTCCTCGCCGGCGGCGACCGTGGCGCGATAGAGCTCGGGAAAGGCCTGCGGGTAATCGGCCAGCCCGCTCGCCAGTGGGTGGCCTTCCACCACGCGGGCCCGCACGGCCAGGATGATGCCTTTCACGCTGCGCCGATGCGTCTGTCGCGAGATGGTGGCCAGCGCCTCCTCGAGAGGCGAGCCGGCATGCAGCAGCGTCGCGAGCTGTCGGGTGAACAGCGCCAGGTCGGCGGCCGTCATCTTCTTGCGCCACAGGTGCCCGCCGATCCCCGCAGGCTGCTCGCGCCGTTCCACCGGGCTGACATCCAGCGGCGTGAGCCCGCCTTCGCGCAGCAGCTGGCGCACCTGGTGGGCATTGTCCCCCTCCATCACGCCGCGTTCCTTGCGGCCGGTGGGTTTGAGTGCGGTGTATGCGAAGGCGGGCATGGGTGGCGTCCTACTCGTCTTCGCGTGTCACGCGCAGCACTTCTTCCAGCGTGGTGTCACCGGCCAGTACGCGGCGCAGGCCGTCCTGCCGGATGCTGGGGGCGATGTCGCGGGCATGCCGTTCCAGCGCATGTTCGGCCGCGCCGTCGTGAATCAGGCGGCGTAATGTCGAGTCGACGGGGACCAGCTCGTAGATGCCGGTGCGGCCGCTGTAACCGGTGTGATTGCACTCCGGGCAGCCGACGGCACGGTAAAGGGTCGGCGGGTCCTGCGGGTCCGCCTTGAGCAGCCCGCATTCCGTGGTGTCCGCCGGGTAGGGTTGGCGACACTGCCTGCAGAGGGTGCGAACGAGCCGTTGGGCAAGCATGCCGAGCAGTGTGGAGGCGAGCAGATAGGGCTCCACGCCCATGTCCCGCAGTCGGGTGATCGCGCCCACGGCCGTGTTGGTATGCAGGGTGGAAAACACCAGGTGGCCGGTGAGGCTCGCCTGGATGGCGATGTGTACGGTTTCGATGTCACGGATCTCGCCAACCATGACCACGTCCGGGTCCTGGCGCAGGATGGCGCGCAGCCCCCGGGCAAAGCTCATATCGACCTTGCTGTTGACCTGGGTCTGGCCGATGCCGTCGATGAAGTACTCGATGGGGTCTTCCACCGTCAGGATATTGCGGCTGCTGTCGTTCAGGTGAGCCAGTGCTGCGTACAGCGTGGTGGTCTTGCCGGAGCCGGTGGGGCCGGTGACGAGCAGTATCCCGTGGGGTTTGGCGATGAGCTCCCTGAGGCGTTCATGGGTTTGCGGGTCCATGCCCAGGCGACCGAGTTCGAGCCGGCCGGCCTGCTTGTCGAGCAGGCGCAGCACGATGCGTTCTCCGTACCCCGACGGCAGGGTGGAGACGCGCACATCGATTGGATGCCCGGCGACCTTGAGCGAGATGCGCCCGTCCTGTGGCAGACGTTTTTCGGCGATGTCGAGCCGCGCCATGACCTTGATACGCGAGGTGATCAGCGGACCGAGGGCGCGCGGTGGTTCGAGGATCTCATGCAGCACGCCATCGACGCGCAGGCGCACCACCAGACGGTCCTCGAAACTCTCGATATGGATGTCCGAGGCATTTTCCTTGACGGCCTGGGTGAGGATGGCGTTGATGAGGCGAATGATGGGGGCGTCATCCTCGGATTCGAGCAGGTCCTCCGGTTCCGGCAGGGAGGCCGCGACGCTGTTCAGGTCGAGCTCCTCACCCAGGTCGCTCATCATGGCCTGCGCACCGTCATCGGCCAGCTGATAGAGCTCCGCCAGGCGGGTGTCGAATTGCGCGGCATCGATGGGGCGGAGCTCTATCGGCTGGCCGAGGAAGCGGCGCAGCTCCGCGATCAGGCGTGGTTTCGGCCGGTCGCGATGATAAATGATGAACGCGCCATCGGCTGCCCGCTCCACCAGCAGGCCATGACGCCTGGCGAAGCCATAGGGCGGGCGTTGAGATGTCCCGCTTGAAGTGTCGGCGGCTGCGCTCATGTCGTGTTCAGGGCTCGATGCGTGGCGTGGTCAGAATGTCCTCGAGTCCGGTTTCCTTCGGGCGCAGTACCTCGGGCGGCGGCAGCTGGGTCACCAGTTCCTCCAGGTCGGGGAATACCGCCCGGGAGTCGCGGATCAGGCCGCGCTCGCCAATCCCCGCCTCGAGCTGGCGGGCGCGCAGGTAGTCGTACTTGCGGTTGGTGTATTCACCCGCCTCTACCGAGTCCTTGATGATCGCGGGATGAATGAAGACCATCAGGTTCTGCTTGATCTTCTGGGTGCTGTCGTAGCGGAACAGCCGCCCGAGCAGCGGGATATCGCCGAGCAGCGGCACCTTTTCCTGCCGGTCGCGGAAGCTGTCCTCGATCAGCCCGCCGAGGACGAGGATCTGTCCGTCCTCGACGGTAACGGTGGTGCGCAGGGCCCGCTTGTTGGTGATCAGGTCGGCGGCCGAGGCCGCAGAACTGGCGATGCTGGAGACCTCCTGTTCGATGGCGAGCTTGATCCGGTTGCCCTCATTGACCTGGGGCGTGACGCGCAGACTCAGCCCCACATCCTGGCGCTGGATGGTCTGGAAGGGGTTGGTGACGGAGCCGGTGGTGCCGGTGGTGGTGTAGCTGCCGGTGACGAAGGGCACGTTCTGCCCGACCACGATCTCGGCCTCCTCGTTGTCGGTGGTCACCAGCGTTGGCGTGGAGAGGATGTTGGTGGCGGCATCGCCGGCCAGGGCGCGCAGCACCATTGCCCAGTTGGTGCGCCCGTCGCGCAGATCGCCGACGCCGAGCAACAGGCCCACCGGCGGGGTGGCGGTGCCGCGCGCCACACTCAGGGCCGTCTCGGCAAGACCGCCGACGTTGCTCACGGCAACCGGACCGCTATCGTCGCCGCGCTCCGTGCCGTCCACCGCCCAGGCCACGCCGAGATCGCGCGACAAATCGGTAGAGACCTCGGCAATGACCGCCTCGACCAGCACCTGGGCACGCGGAATGTCGAGCTGGCGCACCACCGAGGCGATGTTGCGCTGCATGTCGGCGGGGGCGGTAATGATCAGTGCGTTGTTGGTCTGGTCGGCCTGGATGTCGATCTCCTGGCTGGAAGCCGGCGGCTTGGCCTGCTGCCCCTGTTGCTGCTGGGACTTGGCCGTGCCCTGCAGTACCGCGACCAGCTCCTCTGCCTTGGCATACTTGAGGAAGATGACCTGGGTGCCGCCATAGGCCTCGAGCGGGGTGTCGAGGTGGGCGATCAGTCCCCGGATGCGCAGGCGCGCCGGGCGGTCGCCGGACAGCAGGATGGAGTTGGTACGGTCGTCGGCGGCCAGGATCGGTTTGCCGGGTGCACCCTGGCCAGGCTGCTCGCTCTGGCTCAGGGAATTCACGATGCGCACGATCTCGCCGGCCGAGGCATGTCGCAGCTGTATTACCTCGATCTCCTCGCTCTCGGAGCGATCGATACGGCGCACGATCTCGACCAGGCGGTCGATGTTGGCGGCACGATCCGAGATTACCAGGACGTTGGTCGCGGGGTAGGCGGCCAGGTGGCCCTGCTGGGGGACCAGCGGGCGCAGGATGGGTACGAGCTGTGCGGCGGGTACATGCCGGATCTGCAGCACACGCGTGACGAGTTCGTCGCCGGTGCCGGGACTGGCCTCGCTGACCGTGGGGACCGGCCCCTGGCGGGCATTGGCATCGGGCACGATCTTGATGACCTCCCCTACCGGCACGGCGGCGTAGCCGTGGACCTAGAGGATGGAGAGGAAGACCTGGTAGAGCTCCTCCTTTTCCATCGGCCGTGCGGTGATGACGGTGACGTTGGCCTTGACCCGCGGATCGACGACGAAGTTGCGGCCGGTGACGCGCGAAACCGTGTCCACCAGGGTGCGGATGTCTGCGTCCTTGAGGTTGAGGCTGGCCTCGGCCTGCGCCTGTGCGGCGAGGGGCAGCGTCGCGACACAGCACAACAGCAGCAGTCCGGCAACCGAGCGCAATGTGGTCATATCGAGTCTGTCATTCCGGTTCGGGGGCTGCATCTGCGCCCCTGGGTGGTTACTTGCCGATACTGGCCTGTATGGTTTGTATCGATCCATCGCGCAGCACCGTCACGTTGAGCACGCTGGCCGTGGCCAGCTGGCGCAGCACGGTGACACCGGCCTCCGGCCTGTTCAGTGCGATGCCGTTGACCTCGGTGACCACGTCGCCCGGCCTGAGGCCCGCCTGCTCGAACAGCGGCAAGGGCTGCCTCGGTGTCAGGCGATAGCCGATCATGCGGTCGCCGTCCATCACCGGGTCGGCGGCGATGGACTCGGCCAGGCGTGCCGGGTTGCGCAAGGCGTCGTTACGATAGCGCTGTAACTGGATCGCGACATTGTCCTGTGTCATTTCGGCCGCATTGGGGCCGCCGATACCCAGTGCGCTGTCGAGTGTCTCCAGCGGCAGTTTCAGGGTTTCCAGCTGGCCGTTACGCTCGAGAATGACGCGGTCGGGATAGACCGATCGCAGTGTGGCATTGCCCGGCAGGGTATCGCCGACGCCGTACAGGGTCGCCTGCCGCTGGCCCGGGATGATGATCGCCAGGGCGGAGGCGTCGCCGGTGGCAAAGACGCCGACGAGCTTCAGGTCGAGCCGGGTCTCCGGTGCGTCGGCCGGCGTGTCGCCCAGGACCTCGGCGGTGCCGAACAGGTGCTTGAGTGCCAGCGGGATGGCCGGGTTCTGCGCCTGGACACGGGAGGTCTCTGCCGGCGTAGGTGCCGGCATGACGACTTCGATCGGCGGGTGGGGGGTGACGAGTTGCCAGGTCAAACCGGACAGGGTCCTGGCCAGCAGGATCAGCACGGCCAGCACTGCCAGGCGGAACAGCCAGGGTTCGTGGCGCAGCCAGTTGCTGAATTGCGTGGACGTCATTTCACGGGTGTCGGCAGGTTGCGTATGAGGTCCAGGCGGATCAGGTGGTCGGTGTCGTTCTCGTCACGCGCCCGCAGATAGCGGCGCTGGTCCCGTTCGATGATCTCCCGCGGCTGGAGCGTACCGAGAAAGGCCTGGCTGCCTTCTTCCGCGGCCCACTGCAGCTTGAGTTTTTCGCCGCAGAGGATGGCGATTTCGAGGCGCTCCTCGACGTGGGCCGGCACGGGCGTATAGGGTTTCATGGTCTGGTCTGTCGTCTGTGGCTATGGTTGATCATAGTCGGTGCCTCGGGGCTTTTTGAAGCCTGCCGGATCGTGCAGCCCCAGTTCGGCAAAGG
This region of Chromatiales bacterium genomic DNA includes:
- the gspF gene encoding type II secretion system inner membrane protein GspF; its protein translation is MPAFAYTALKPTGRKERGVMEGDNAHQVRQLLREGGLTPLDVSPVERREQPAGIGGHLWRKKMTAADLALFTRQLATLLHAGSPLEEALATISRQTHRRSVKGIILAVRARVVEGHPLASGLADYPQAFPELYRATVAAGEESGYLDAVLERLADYTESRQSMHQRLVQAMLYPALLSIMALAVLAGLLGFVVPKVVEVFDNLGQELPLLTRALLASSDIARDWGIVLLIAAALLIAGFFRLMRRPAFRHRVHALQLRLPLFGALVRGLNAARFARTLSILAASGVPILQALQISAQVISNLPMRTAVEQVAVRVREGTAIHRALEDAGHFPPMTIHLIASGESSGELDNMLERAATQQERETDATIAMALGVFEPLLIIAMGGVVLLIVLAILLPIFESQQMFG
- the gspE gene encoding type II secretion system ATPase GspE — translated: MSAAADTSSGTSQRPPYGFARRHGLLVERAADGAFIIYHRDRPKPRLIAELRRFLGQPIELRPIDAAQFDTRLAELYQLADDGAQAMMSDLGEELDLNSVAASLPEPEDLLESEDDAPIIRLINAILTQAVKENASDIHIESFEDRLVVRLRVDGVLHEILEPPRALGPLITSRIKVMARLDIAEKRLPQDGRISLKVAGHPIDVRVSTLPSGYGERIVLRLLDKQAGRLELGRLGMDPQTHERLRELIAKPHGILLVTGPTGSGKTTTLYAALAHLNDSSRNILTVEDPIEYFIDGIGQTQVNSKVDMSFARGLRAILRQDPDVVMVGEIRDIETVHIAIQASLTGHLVFSTLHTNTAVGAITRLRDMGVEPYLLASTLLGMLAQRLVRTLCRQCRQPYPADTTECGLLKADPQDPPTLYRAVGCPECNHTGYSGRTGIYELVPVDSTLRRLIHDGAAEHALERHARDIAPSIRQDGLRRVLAGDTTLEEVLRVTREDE
- the gspD gene encoding type II secretion system secretin GspD, which encodes MPVGEVIKIVPDANARQGPVPTVSEASPGTGDELVTRVLQIRHVPAAQLVPILRPLVPQQGHLAAYPATNVLVISDRAANIDRLVEIVRRIDRSESEEIEVIQLRHASAGEIVRIVNSLSQSEQPGQGAPGKPILAADDRTNSILLSGDRPARLRIRGLIAHLDTPLEAYGGTQVIFLKYAKAEELVAVLQGTAKSQQQQGQQAKPPASSQEIDIQADQTNNALIITAPADMQRNIASVVRQLDIPRAQVLVEAVIAEVSTDLSRDLGVAWAVDGTERGDDSGPVAVSNVGGLAETALSVARGTATPPVGLLLGVGDLRDGRTNWAMVLRALAGDAATNILSTPTLVTTDNEEAEIVVGQNVPFVTGSYTTTGTTGSVTNPFQTIQRQDVGLSLRVTPQVNEGNRIKLAIEQEVSSIASSAASAADLITNKRALRTTVTVEDGQILVLGGLIEDSFRDRQEKVPLLGDIPLLGRLFRYDSTQKIKQNLMVFIHPAIIKDSVEAGEYTNRKYDYLRARQLEAGIGERGLIRDSRAVFPDLEELVTQLPPPEVLRPKETGLEDILTTPRIEP
- the gspC gene encoding type II secretion system protein GspC gives rise to the protein MTSTQFSNWLRHEPWLFRLAVLAVLILLARTLSGLTWQLVTPHPPIEVVMPAPTPAETSRVQAQNPAIPLALKHLFGTAEVLGDTPADAPETRLDLKLVGVFATGDASALAIIIPGQRQATLYGVGDTLPGNATLRSVYPDRVILERNGQLETLKLPLETLDSALGIGGPNAAEMTQDNVAIQLQRYRNDALRNPARLAESIAADPVMDGDRMIGYRLTPRQPLPLFEQAGLRPGDVVTEVNGIALNRPEAGVTVLRQLATASVLNVTVLRDGSIQTIQASIGK